The genomic stretch GTTGCTTGGCGGGCAGGCACAGCAGCAGGGAGATCACCCGGCGCTCCTCCTCACCCAACTCGGCCGCGTGGGCGGGCGTCTGCCAGCGGAGCGAGGCCCGGGGTTCGGGCATCTCGGCACAGGCGTCCTCGGGCTTGACCTGCTGACTCACCCAGGACCGCCAGGCGACGGTGCGCAGCCAGGCCCGCGGATGGGTCAACGACACTCCCGGCGCGCACATCTGGGTGAACGCGTCCTGCGCCGCGTCCTGCGCCTCCGCCCAGGACGCGCCGTGCAGCAGCAGGAAGCGGACCAGCGCCGGGTACTGCTCGTGGTGCAGCGCCTCGGCGAGTTCGATACCGGGTAAGGGCGCCGCGGTGGTCTCGACGTCGTCGGCGAGATCGACGTCAGTGCTGAGCGCGTCCTCCATGGCGGGCACCCCCGTTCCTGTGGGCCGGAACCGGTCGCGCGGCGCAGCGGATCCGGTCGGTCTGCCCGGCCTCGGTGATGCGCGCCATCTCCACCTCGGCGGTCAGCCGCTGCTGGGCCACCTTCACCACACCGTTGACGACGCTGACGGCCACGGTCACCACCGCTGCGACGATCACAGGATCCATTCGGCACGTTCCCCTTCCGGACGGCTTGCTCGGGTACACCCTTGTCTCCCGGGCACCACAACAGTGCGGATTTCTCCGGGAGTTGTGACATCTGCCAGGTCACGGCCGTAATGGCGGGGCACCCGCTGATCAAGCGGCGGTGACCGTGTGACCTGAGAAAAAGCCTCGTCGATGTCCCGGTGGAGGGGTTGTCCGGACAAGGCTTCGGCGCCTAGGGTCTGCCTGCGAGAGCAAGCGCTTTCTGCACAGGCATGCCCGTCGGCCGTTCGAGGAGCGCCGTATGTCCTTGTCCCCCGCGACCCCCGTGCGCCGCCGCGTCGCCGTCGTCGGCACCGGCGCCATCGTCAGCGGCAGCCACCTGACCGCCCTCACGGCCCTCGCCGGCCGGACGGAACTGGTCGCCGCCGTGGACGTGGACCAGGGCAGGCTCGACGCCTTCCGGGACCTCGCGGGCGGGACCGTCACCGGCTACACCTCGATGGGCGCCATGCTGGACGCCGAACGCCCCGACCTGGTGCTCATCGGCACCCCGCCCGCCCTGCACCGGGAGCAGACGGTCGCCGCGCTCAGGACCGGCGCCTGGGTGCTGTGCGAGAAGCCGCTCACCCTCTCCCTCGCCGAGTACGACGAGATCGCCGCGGCCGAGGCCGAGTCCGGCGCCTACGCCTCCGTGGTCTTCCAGCACCGCTACGGCTCCGGCGCGGCGCACGCCCGCGAGCTGATCGCCGGCGGCGAGCTGGGTGCCCCGCGGGTCGCCCACTGCCAGACCACCTGGCACCGGGACGCGGCCTACTACGCGGTGCCCTGGCGGGGCCGCTGGGCCAGCGAGGGCGGCGGCCCGACCATGGGCCACGGCATCCACCAGTACGACCTGCTGCTGCATCTGCTCGGCGAGTGGGAGGAGATCCGCGCCATGGCCGCGCGCCTGGTCCACGACACCGAGAGCGAGGACGTCTCCACCGCCCTGGTCCGCTTCAAGAGCGGTGCCCTGGCCACGGTCGTCAACAGCGTGCTCTCCCCGCACGAGGTCAGCCGCATCCGCGTCGACTGCGCCGACGCCACGGTCGAGCTGACCCATCTGTACGGGCACCGCAACGAGGACTGGGTCTACACCCCGGCACCCCATGTCGCCGCCGACCGCGCCGCCGCCTGGCGCACCCCGGCCGCCGACGTGCCCAGCTCCCACACGGCCCAGCTCGGCGGCCTGCTCGACGCGTACGACGCGGGCGTACGGCCGCCGGGGAGCGGCCCCGAGGCGCGGGCCACGCTGGAATTCGCCGCCGCCCTGTACAAGTCGGCGTTCACCGGCCTGCCGGTCCGCTCCGGCGAGATCGTCCCGGGTGATCCTTTCTACGCGGCGATGCACGGCGATCACCCCGTCTGGGCCCCGAAGGAGCGCGCATGAGCATCCGAGTCAGCCACGCGTACGGCGAGCACATCGCGGTCGCGGCGGCGAACGGCACGGAGATCCTCCGCTACGTGTACCGCCCCGACCCCGACGCCTTCGAGTCCCGCAAGCCCTACGCCCACCCGCTGCGCACTCTCGCCGGCAACACGGTCACCGGATACCGGCCGAGCGACCACCGCTGGCACAAGGGCCTCCAGATGACCGCGAGCCATCTGTCCGGGCAGAACTTCTGGGGCGGCAACAGCTACGTCCACGGCGAGGGCTATCGGCGCCTGCCCGAGCGGGTCGGCTCGATGCGGCACGACGGCTTCTCCGAATTCGCCCTGACCGACGACCGGTTCGCCTTCACCGAGGAACTGACCTGGGTGGAGCACGGCGGCGCCGAATGGGCCCGCGAGACGCGCGGCCTCACCGTCCACTCCGTCGACGAGGAGTCCGATTCCTGGGCCCTGGACTGGTCGATCCGGCTCACCAACGTACGCGATGAAGCACTGAGGTTCGGGTCGCCGACGACCGCCGGACGCGAGATGGCCGGCTACACCGGACTCCAGTGGCGCGGACCGCGGGACTTCACCGGCGGCACGGCCTTCGCCCCCGGCACCGACGCCGAGAAGCTGATGGGCTCGCAGGGCCCCTGGCTGGCCTTCACCGCCGAGCACGACGACGTCGACGCGCGCTCCACGGTCGTCTTCGCGCACGCGCCGGAGAACCTGGATGCCCTTCACGAGTCGCACTGGTTCGTGCGCTCCGAGCCGTTCCCCACGGTCGCGTTCTCCTGGGCGTTCTTCGAGGAGTTCGAGCTGGCGCCGGGGGAGTCCTTCGGCTACCGCTACCGGGTGGTGATCGCCGACGGGGCCTGGGACGCCGAGCGCGTGGCCACGCACCTGGACGGCCTGCCGTGGTGAGGCCCCACCCGTTGCCGGGCGCCGTCGGACTGTCCCACCTCAGCGCCTACGACTGGGAGGCCGCCGACGGCGTCTGCGGCGGCAGCCCGCATCTGCACCTGGTGTGCACCGAGGCGTACGTCGTCACCGGCGGCCGGGGCGCCGTGCAGACCCTGAGCCCCGACGGCTACCGGGACATCCCGCTGGAGCCCGGCTCGGTCGCCTGGTTCACCCCCGGCACCGTGCACCGCATGGTCCAGGGCGGCGAGCTGCGCATCACCGTGCTGATGCAGAACAGCGGGCTGCCCGAGGCCGGGGACGCGGTCTTCACCTTTCCGCCCGAGGTGCTCACCGACCCCGAGAGGTACACGGCGGCGGCCACGCTCCCGCCCGGCACGGGAGAAGACGTGGCCGCGGCCGCCTGGCGCCGCAGGGACCTCGCCGTCGAGGGCTACCTAGTCCTGCGCGAGGCCCTCGTCGCGGGCGACACCGGCCCGTACCGGGAGTTCCAGCGGTCAGCCGCCCGCCTGGTCCGCGAGAAGGTGCCGGCCTGGCGCGAGCTGTGGCGGGCGGGAGCCCTGGCCACCGCGGAACGCACCGGCGAGCAACTGGACGCGCTGGCCGCCGGTGAACCGGCGTACTTGGGCGAGGCGACCGCTCACGCGGCTGTGCCGACCCGGCTCGGCGGGTACGGGATGTGCGGCAGGCGGGACGAGTACGGGTTGCCGGGGACGACTCCGCCGTACGCCGAGGAGTGACACGCGCTCGCCGTCGCTGCCTGCCGCCATCCGGTCAGCGCGGCTCGTAGGCCTTCGGCAGGCGCATACCCCGGTCGGCCATGATCTGCCGTACCCGGTCGGGGTAGTTGGTGATGATGCCGTCCACACCGGCGTCCATCAGCGCCTCCACCGTGGCCGGGTCGTCGCAGGTCCACGGGACGACCTTCAGGCCGCGCTCGTGCGCCGCCTCGACCATGGCGGCGTCGGCGTAGAAGCGGAAGCCGGGGTCGCCGACCTTGCCGCTCTGCGGGAAGCCGTAGTTGGGGGAGAGGGTCGTGACCCCGGGGAGGGTGTCGGCGGCCTTCACGAAGTCGCCGTCGTAGTCGTCGGCGTCGATACCGCCCAGCCAGGGGGAGGCGCCGTCCTTGCCGACCTGGAGGAAGTCGTAGTTGGTGAGCGCCACCAACGGCCACCTGGGCGCGAGCTTGTGCATCGCCTTCAGCGCGCCCCAGTCGAAGGACTGGACGGTGACCTGCCGCTCGATACCGGACCGGTGGATCTCCTCGTAGACCCGGCGCACGAACAGCTCGCGGGGCGCGGTCTGTTCGGGGGCGCCCGCCTCCACCTTCGTCTCGACGTTGAGGGTGACCTGCCGCGCCTTGTACCGCTTGACCAGGTTCAGGACGTCCTTCAGCTCGACCATCCGCAGCCCGTCGATCTGCTCCTGGTCGGGATGGCCGGGCAGTTGCTGGTAGCCGCAGTTCATGGTCCTGATCTGGGCCAGCGTCAGATCCTTGATGTACTTGCCGACGTACGGGTACATCGGGTCGCCCGGCACCAGGGGCGCGGTGTCCCGGCACTTGGTGGCGCTGACCTGCCGGTCGTGGGTGACGACGACCTTCTCGTCCTTGGTGATCTGGGTGTCCAGCTCCAGGGTGGACACGCCGAGGCGCAGGGCCTTGGCGAAGCCCTCCAGCGACGACTCGGTCGTCATGCCGAGACCGCCGCGATGGGCTTGGAGGTCGAAGGACTGCCGGTGCTGAGCGCCCGGTTCGGAAGCCACTGCGGGGACGGTGAACACCGGCATCAGCGCCAGGCCGGCGAGGACATGTCTTGCGGACATCGCAACCTCGATCATGTGGGTTCGGACGACCGGATGACGCTAGTTCGATGGCTCAGGCGCTCAACTGCCCTTGAATGAGGGCGCCGTGAACGATGGGCGAACGCCTCGCGGCGCACCCAGCGTGCCTTACGTTGAGGCGTATGACTACTGGAGACGCGCACGGACGGGTCCTCGTCATCGGCGGCTACGGCGCCGTCGGCACCGCGGTGGCCTCCCGGTTGGCGGAGTTCCTCCCCGGGCGGGTGGTTCCGGCGGGCCGGGACGAGATGCGGGCCCGGCGGCTCGGCGGGGTCCGGGTCGACGTCGGTGATCCGGACGGGTTCCGGCGGGTGCTGGACAAGCTGGCCGATGTGCGTGCGGTGGTGCTCTGCGTAGAGCCCGAGGACGCCTCGCTCGCCGAGGTCTGCCTGGAACGCGGGATCCATCTGGTGGACGTGGGCGCCTCGCGGGACCTCCTCGACGCCGTGGCCGACCTGGACGACGTCGCGGCCGGTGCCGGGGCCACGGCCGTGCTGAGCGTCGGGGTGGCGCCCGGTCTGACGAACCTCCTCGCCCAGCGGGCCCACGAGGCGGTCGGCGGGGCGGAGCGGCTCGATCTGACCGTGCTGCTGGGCTCCGGCGAGCGGCACGGCACCGACGCCGTCCGCTGGACCGTCGAGGGCCTGGCCGAGCCGGTGACCGCCGTACCCCGCCAGGTGTTCCTGCCGGGCCACGGCACGCACCGCGCCCATCCGTTCCCGTTCTCCGACCAGCACACCCTGCGCCGCACGCTCGGCGTCCCGGAGGCGACGACCCGCCTGTGCCTGGACTCCCGCCCCCTGACCGCGGCGCTCTTCTCACTGCGCCGGACGGGACTCCTGCGCGGCGCCCGACGGGCACCGGTGCGGCACGCACTGACCGGCGCCTTCAGCCGCGTCCACCTCGGCGGGGACGCCTTCGCGGTCCGCGCCGACGCCGTGCGAGCCGACCGGCATGCCGCGTTCGCCCTCACCGGCCGGGAGCAGAGCCGGGTGACCGGCTTGGTCGCCGCCGAGGTCACCCGCGAACTGCTGACCGGACACCTACCGGCCGGGGTACACCACATCGAGCAACTCCCCGCACTGTCCGACCTGCCGGAGCGGCTGGCCCGCGACGGTGTGACGGTTTCGCGCCGCGCCCGCCCCTGAACAGGCCTGTGCCCGGCCGCTGAGGGACAGCGGTCGGGCACAGGGCGGTTGGCGTTGCTGTCAGTCGGCCGCGCGGAACGACCGCAGTCGCAGCGAGTTGCCGACCACGAAGACCGACGAGAAGGCCATGGCCGCTCCGGCGAGCATCGGGTAGAGGAGGCCCGCCGCGGCCAGCGGCAGCGCGGCGACGTTGTAGGCGAAGGCCCAGAACAGGTTGGAGCGGATGGTGCCGAGGGTGCGGCGGGCCAGCCGGATGGCGTCCGCCGCGGCCCGCAGGTCACCGCGGACCAAGGTCAGGTCACCGGCCTCGATCGCCGCGTCCGTGCCGGTGCCCATCGCCAGACCGAGGTCGGCCTGGGCCAGCGCGGCCGCGTCGTTGACGCCGTCGCCGACCATCGCCACCGAACGCCCCTCGCCCTGGAGGCGCTTGACGACGTCCACCTTGTCCTGCGGCAGTACCTCGGCGATGACGTGCTCGGGCGCGATACCGACCTGGCGTGCCACGGATTCGGCGACGGCCCGGTTGTCCCCGGTGAGCAGCATGGGCGTCAGACCGAGCGCCCGCAGCCGGGTGATCGCCTCGGCGCTGGTCTCCTTCACGGCGTCGGCGACCTCCAGGACCGCCCGCGCCTCCCCGTCCCAGGCGACGGCGATGGCGGTGCGCCCGGCGGACTCCGCCTCGGACTTGGCCGCGGCCAGCCGCGCCGGCAGCTCCATCGCCCACTCCTCCAGCAGCCGCTCCCGGCCCACCAGGACCGCGTGGCCGTCGACGATGCCCTGCACGCCGAGCCCCGGAACGTTCGCGAAGTCCTCAGGGGCAGGCAGCGAACCGAGCTTCTCCAGGGCGCCGTCGGCGACGGCACGGGCGATGGGGTGCTCGGAGGAGTGCTCCAACGCACCCGCCAGCCGCAGCACTTCGGCCTCCTCGATGTGGTCGGCGGTGTGCACGGCCAGCAGGGTCATCTTCCCGGTGGTGACGGTGCCGGTCTTGTCGAGGACGACGGTGTCGACCTTGCGGGTGGACTCCAGGACCTCCGGGCCCTTGATCAGGATGCCGAGCTGGGCGCCGCGCCCGGTTCCGACCATCAGCGCGGTCGGCGTGGCGAGGCCGAGGGCGCAGGGGCAGGCGATG from Streptomyces davaonensis JCM 4913 encodes the following:
- a CDS encoding saccharopine dehydrogenase NADP-binding domain-containing protein; its protein translation is MTTGDAHGRVLVIGGYGAVGTAVASRLAEFLPGRVVPAGRDEMRARRLGGVRVDVGDPDGFRRVLDKLADVRAVVLCVEPEDASLAEVCLERGIHLVDVGASRDLLDAVADLDDVAAGAGATAVLSVGVAPGLTNLLAQRAHEAVGGAERLDLTVLLGSGERHGTDAVRWTVEGLAEPVTAVPRQVFLPGHGTHRAHPFPFSDQHTLRRTLGVPEATTRLCLDSRPLTAALFSLRRTGLLRGARRAPVRHALTGAFSRVHLGGDAFAVRADAVRADRHAAFALTGREQSRVTGLVAAEVTRELLTGHLPAGVHHIEQLPALSDLPERLARDGVTVSRRARP
- a CDS encoding cupin domain-containing protein is translated as MVRPHPLPGAVGLSHLSAYDWEAADGVCGGSPHLHLVCTEAYVVTGGRGAVQTLSPDGYRDIPLEPGSVAWFTPGTVHRMVQGGELRITVLMQNSGLPEAGDAVFTFPPEVLTDPERYTAAATLPPGTGEDVAAAAWRRRDLAVEGYLVLREALVAGDTGPYREFQRSAARLVREKVPAWRELWRAGALATAERTGEQLDALAAGEPAYLGEATAHAAVPTRLGGYGMCGRRDEYGLPGTTPPYAEE
- a CDS encoding glycerophosphodiester phosphodiesterase family protein, yielding MSARHVLAGLALMPVFTVPAVASEPGAQHRQSFDLQAHRGGLGMTTESSLEGFAKALRLGVSTLELDTQITKDEKVVVTHDRQVSATKCRDTAPLVPGDPMYPYVGKYIKDLTLAQIRTMNCGYQQLPGHPDQEQIDGLRMVELKDVLNLVKRYKARQVTLNVETKVEAGAPEQTAPRELFVRRVYEEIHRSGIERQVTVQSFDWGALKAMHKLAPRWPLVALTNYDFLQVGKDGASPWLGGIDADDYDGDFVKAADTLPGVTTLSPNYGFPQSGKVGDPGFRFYADAAMVEAAHERGLKVVPWTCDDPATVEALMDAGVDGIITNYPDRVRQIMADRGMRLPKAYEPR
- a CDS encoding RNA polymerase sigma factor — protein: MEDALSTDVDLADDVETTAAPLPGIELAEALHHEQYPALVRFLLLHGASWAEAQDAAQDAFTQMCAPGVSLTHPRAWLRTVAWRSWVSQQVKPEDACAEMPEPRASLRWQTPAHAAELGEEERRVISLLLCLPAKQRAALAWHLDGFTTQESARAMGTTQAAVRQNLARARAALRQGLGLEGRFGGGIGGDGRAT
- a CDS encoding Gfo/Idh/MocA family protein; translation: MSLSPATPVRRRVAVVGTGAIVSGSHLTALTALAGRTELVAAVDVDQGRLDAFRDLAGGTVTGYTSMGAMLDAERPDLVLIGTPPALHREQTVAALRTGAWVLCEKPLTLSLAEYDEIAAAEAESGAYASVVFQHRYGSGAAHARELIAGGELGAPRVAHCQTTWHRDAAYYAVPWRGRWASEGGGPTMGHGIHQYDLLLHLLGEWEEIRAMAARLVHDTESEDVSTALVRFKSGALATVVNSVLSPHEVSRIRVDCADATVELTHLYGHRNEDWVYTPAPHVAADRAAAWRTPAADVPSSHTAQLGGLLDAYDAGVRPPGSGPEARATLEFAAALYKSAFTGLPVRSGEIVPGDPFYAAMHGDHPVWAPKERA
- a CDS encoding DUF6807 domain-containing protein; protein product: MSIRVSHAYGEHIAVAAANGTEILRYVYRPDPDAFESRKPYAHPLRTLAGNTVTGYRPSDHRWHKGLQMTASHLSGQNFWGGNSYVHGEGYRRLPERVGSMRHDGFSEFALTDDRFAFTEELTWVEHGGAEWARETRGLTVHSVDEESDSWALDWSIRLTNVRDEALRFGSPTTAGREMAGYTGLQWRGPRDFTGGTAFAPGTDAEKLMGSQGPWLAFTAEHDDVDARSTVVFAHAPENLDALHESHWFVRSEPFPTVAFSWAFFEEFELAPGESFGYRYRVVIADGAWDAERVATHLDGLPW